The following nucleotide sequence is from Candidatus Poribacteria bacterium.
AAAGCACGTCTCAAGGCACTCACCCCGGATATGCTCACCCGCCATGAGACGCAAGACAGCGACGACGAACAGGATGCCCTTGAGCGCTGCCTTTCTCTACTCGATGCGAAATCGAAAGCGGATAAAGTGGTAAAAGATGCGCAACTCGCACTGGGTACACAGGTGCTGGCGCGCTATGCCACGCTCACCGAGGACGACATCAAGGTGCTTGTGGTTGCCGATAAGTGGTTCGCCAGTATTCACGCAGCGATTAACGGTGAAGTCCAGAGGTTGACACAAGCACTCACAGGGCGCGTCCAAGAGTTGGAGGAACGCTACGAGAGTCCGTTGCTGGCATTAGCAGAGGAAGTGGAAGAGTATAGTGTAAGAGTTGAGGAACATTTGAGGAATATGGGAGTTGATTGAGCGTGAGCCAAAACATAATAACGGACCAGTTTCCTTCTGGGTGGCAAGTAATGCGAATCGGCGATTTATTTGAAGCAAAAGCTGGAGGGGATTATGATCCATCCAACTGCAGCGATGTTCGAGATAATCGTTATCCATATCCCATTTATGCAAATGGTTTGACTCAACAAGGTCTTTATGGTTTCAGCAATTATGCAGAAGAACTATCAGGATCAATCACTGTCACTGGAAGAGGTACTTTGGGACAAGCCTTCTATAGAGATACGCCATTCGTGGCAATTGGTAGGCTTATAGTCTTGAAACCAAAAACTTCAATTGACGCGCGATTTTTTTGCGAGTACATCAATTACGGAATCGAGTTCGCTGTTGAAAGCACTGGGGTTCCTCAGTTAACGGCTCCGCAGATTTCTAATTACCTTATACCTGTTCCACCGAAACCTGAACAACATGCCATTGCCGAGGTATTGTCGGATGTGGATGGGTTGCTCAACGCCTTAGACACACTGATCGCAAAGAAGTTGGCGATTAAGCAAGCCACCATGCAGCAACTTCTGACGGATAAGACGCGACTGCCGGGGTTTAGCGGGGTGTGGGAGACGAAACGTTTGGTGGATGTTTCGGACATTGATCCTGAGAACTTTTCAAGCAATACGATTCCAGACTACCAGTTTAACTACATTTCGCTTGAGCAAGTCGATTCTGGAAAACTACTTGGTTACTCCGAAGAGATCTTTCGGACAGCCCCTTCAAGAGCGAGGCGTATACTTCGGAATGGGGACGTGCTCATGTCAACAGTCAGATCGAATCTTATGGCACATCTCTTTTTTCAGGAACAAATACCAAATGCCGTTTGTTCTACAGGTTTTGCTGTTCTTCGTGCCAAACACAACCTATCCGATCCTTATTTTCTATTTTCCCAATTGTTTAGCAAGAGTGTAAACGATCAGATTACAAAAATTCTTGCTGGTTCAAACTACCCAGCTATTAACAGCCGAGACGTGAAATTAATTGAAATTCCTTGTCCTCCTCAGGTATCCGAGCAACGCGCTATTACTTCTATCCTTTCAGATATGGATGCCGAGATTGCCGCATTGGAACAGCGTCGGGACAAAACACGTGCCATCAAGCAGGGGATGATGC
It contains:
- a CDS encoding restriction endonuclease subunit S, coding for MRIGDLFEAKAGGDYDPSNCSDVRDNRYPYPIYANGLTQQGLYGFSNYAEELSGSITVTGRGTLGQAFYRDTPFVAIGRLIVLKPKTSIDARFFCEYINYGIEFAVESTGVPQLTAPQISNYLIPVPPKPEQHAIAEVLSDVDGLLNALDTLIAKKLAIKQATMQQLLTDKTRLPGFSGVWETKRLVDVSDIDPENFSSNTIPDYQFNYISLEQVDSGKLLGYSEEIFRTAPSRARRILRNGDVLMSTVRSNLMAHLFFQEQIPNAVCSTGFAVLRAKHNLSDPYFLFSQLFSKSVNDQITKILAGSNYPAINSRDVKLIEIPCPPQVSEQRAITSILSDMDAEIAALEQRRDKTRAIKQGMMQQLLTGKGRLLKSE